The Oncorhynchus kisutch isolate 150728-3 linkage group LG10, Okis_V2, whole genome shotgun sequence region AGTCCACTCTGTTTTTAGGCTGACATCCATTACTTGTATTTATAGAATATCTTCTCAAGAAATTACATGCATTGTCAATGCTAACTGTTTGTCTGTCTTCTGCCCCTGGCAGCTGAAGCCTCATATCAACGGGCCCTTCACTCCTGACCTGGCCCACCCAGTGTCTGAGATTGGTGCTGTGGCTGAAAAGAACGGCTGGCCCCTGGAGGTCAAAGTGGGTCAGTATCAGCACCAGCAGTCACACAGTATCATTAACACTCCCTTAAAGTCTACATTTTGCTCGCTGTTAATATTCAAGGAAAGCCCTAAAATAGGAAAGTACAGTAACATATTTGCAGGCATATTTACATGACTGTTAAAATCATCTGCGTTTCTCATGTCTTTGTTATGAATCTGATTCCTGGTGGTCCCAATAGGTCTGATTGGCAGCTGCACCAACTCCAGCTATGAGGACATGGGCCGCGCTGCTTCCCTGGCCAAACAGGCCCTAGACAAAGGCCTGAAGTGCAAGGCTGCGTTCACCGTCACCCCCGGCTCTGAGCAGATCCGTGCCACCATCGAGCGGGATGGCTTTGTGAGTTCAAACcttttgggggggaaaaaaagTCCATTGCCAAACTAGTTGCCCTTTTACTTGATTTGTAGGTAcattcttttttttctccttcaGTCTAAGATCCTGAGGGATGTGGGTGGAGTGGTCCTTGCTAACGCTTGTGGACCCTGCATTGGCCAGTGGGACAGGAAGGATGTGAAGATGGGGGAGAAGAACACTATCGTCACCTCCTACAACAGGAACTTCACTTCCAGGAATGATGCTAACCCTGCCACTCATGCATTCGTCACATCCCCTGAGGTACCAAtaattacaacacacacacacacacttcttataTTATGACATCCACACTATGTCCTCCTGTAACTGCCCTAATaaccctctcccttcctatacaGATTGTCACAGCCTTGGCCATCGCGGGTACCCTGAAGTTCGATCCTGAGACGGACTACCTCACCGCTGCCAATGGTGAGAAATTCAAGTTGGAGCCACCCAATGGCGATGAGCTACCTGCTCGTGACTTTGACCCCGGCCAGGACACCTACCAACACCCCCCTGCCGAGAGCGGCTCTGTTATGGTGGACGTCAGCCCCACCAGCACCCGCCTGCAGCTGCTGGAGCCCTTTGACAAGTGGAATGGCAAGGACCTTGAGGACCTGCAAGTGCTGATCAAggtgagggaaggggagaggtgtATGTCAAGACTGCTATATGATGAGGAAGGCCTCTTCTCATTGTTTGGCTGAGTTCTATCCTCCACCAAGGACCATGGTTGGAATTGAGAGGCCTTCAACGGTGGCATTATAACTATTAAAGAGTTAGAAACCACTGAGTTGGCAGATGGTTGTTCAGGCATGTGGTGCCACATTTGGATGGCCATTTACCCTACGGTCTCTTTTCTTCCTTCCTATTCTGCAGGTGAAAGGCAAGTGCACCACAGACCACATCAGCGCTGCTGGCCCCTGGCTCAAGTTTCGCGGTCACCTCGACAACATCTCCAACAACATGCTCATCGGCGCAATCAACATCGAGAACGACGCGGTCAACAAGATCAAGAACCGGCTGACGGGAGAGTACGGGGGCGTGCCTGACGTGGCTCGCCACTACAAGGTGTGACAGACCGTAACTGTCAGGAGAGGACCTATAGAGGCTGTGTACTGTTGGGCTGTCCCAGAATGACAATATTTAAATTAGAATCTGATTTTTAGAAAtattctctctgctccctccaggCTAACGGTCTGTCGTGGGTGGTTGTGGGGGATGACAACTACGGGGAGGGCTCGAGCAGAGAGCACGCAGCCCTGGAGCCCAGACACCTGGGAGGCAGGGTCATCCTCGTCAAGAGCTTCGCCAGGATCCACGGTACGCTTAGAGATTATAGGGGTGTGGCGGGGCATGTGGGTGGGTAGCATGAGAGGAAAAGCTTTTGGTGGGAACTTGCTCAATCTGAGACTATCTGTGCTGATACGGAGCTCATGTAGCTATCATGATACCCAATTGCACAAAAGGGGAAACGTGGTTAGAAACAAGATCACCCACACACTTTGAATGTGCACATTGTTCTCTATGACCTTGACTTGGCATGTAATGGATCTGCCCCGCTGTGGTAGAAGGCCTCTCAGTTTACACAATGGAGCTCGATACGAGCCAATTCCCAAAGCTCCCTCTTGTTCccaactttctttttttttctgtcttgttttctttcttttctccTCATTGCCATTCTGTCCTCTTCTCAGAGACCAACTTGAAGAAGCAGGGCATGCTGCCCTTGACCTTTACCGACCCCACCGACTATGACAAAATTCGCCCCGATGACAAGATCTCCATCACAGGCCTCGCAACCTTTGCCCCCGGCAAGGTGAGAGTCATTGACCATTCAGCCACCCAAATTACCGCCCTCCATATAATGGGGATGGGACTTGGTAGTATGTCTATTTTACACGGATGCCTTacaggcatgctgtctttctcCTCAAGCCCCTGAAGGGAGTGGTGAAGCACGGTGACGGCAGCCAAGACATCATCACCCTGAACCACACCTTCAACGAGAACCAGGTCGAGTGGTTCCACGCCGGCAGCGCCCTCAACAGGATGAAGGAGCTTCAGTAACTGAAGGGACCCAGGGGGGGGCGGAGGAGCACAGAGAGAGGCGGACCTGGAGATACTGAGGGGGAGGGGCTGCACAGAGGTGGGAAATGGGCGGTAGCAGCCTGCCTAGTGTAAACACACACCCCATGCCGCTGTACAGATGAAATGCTTGCGCACACATACAGGATTACTGTCAAAGCTCTCCCCACAGACAGGTAGAGCTGTATATATGCACACATAAGCTCTGACATAACACACACAAGAACCCTTGTCTTTGTTTCAGCATAGCATTTAAGTGTTCCCGTTCTAGGCAGCACTGCTCCTGTTGGCAGTACTCTGTGTAATCACATTTGTCACGCTTCTTGCCATTGACTGTAGTGCGGCAGTATTCAATTCATTCTTACCTCACAAACACACTGCTAGCTCTCCATATCTGGTCTGTAGCTTGAATCCTGCTCACATTCCTATCCCTGTCATAGTTGTTGTGTTAAGCTGTGTACCTGGACCTCCACTTGTTTCCTCCAACACTGACAGAGCTGGTTAACCCAGTTGCACATTTTAATTCACTGACTGTATCCCTCTCATTCCCAGGATTTGTAACCTTTGTTAGTTCACTATTGCTGGTGGTAAAGATTAATGTGAATATTTGTTTAGTTAAGTCCACCATAGTTCTAGTGGGCCTCAGGAGCTGTACATTTTTCCTGTGATTGACCTGAATTGATAAGAGAGCAAGTAGCCTAACCTGGTTACCCAGGCCTAATAACAGTTCAGAGTAGACTAAAGGCATCAATGGAACCATTAGATTATGTGGCCCCAGGACCAGGTTGTAGTGACAAGGTCCATCCTTCTACAGAGTGTAATCATATACTTTTTTCTTGTAGGGTTTTCCTTTTCTGGCGTTTCTCTTGACCCAAAATCAATTTTAACCCATGGAATTTGGTGTACCGTTTATCACTCATTTGCATTCCACACGTTAACTCTCTACCGACGCTTTCTCCACATGCTCTATTTGTTTCTACTTGAGAGCTATTGCATGAAATTATATTAGATCCTAGCAACCGTTTCTATGTGTCTCTGTAGGTGGGAGTAAAATGCTACATACTGCTGTGTTGTACTAGTCTTGCCTTTACTTTCCATGTGCGTGTccatatgttagctagctaatcagACCATTGCCTGTCTGGCTTGGTGCTGCCCCTCTGTCCTTGCTAATTCCAGGGCTCCACGCACAGCTTGAGGGACCTCCTCTTACAAAATGAACGGACAATCTAGTGTCCAGGCGGCTGTACCCTAGCGCTAtatgtagtagtattgtagacaCTCATCCACGCTTTCACTTATACATCGCAAATGCTGCACTCCATAGCGTCTTAAAGTAAGGGTGTGATTTTTAATTTGAAATAACAGGATACAATGACAAATGTAATTTGAGAAATGTATACCATTATCTGATTCAGGTTATTATATTTGACAAAATGGCAAGAGTTTTTGCCAAATATAATATCTACATTGTGTGTTTGAGGATATTGCAGCTAAGTCTTATAAAGTGTGACTGTTTTAAGTTGGCTTTGGGGGGCCATGACCACCTATTCGTTGTCTTCTCGTCACTAAGTACTAATTTACTTTAAGGTATGTTATAATCAAAGTATTCATGGGAATACTTTGGAGATTGGACTGGCGACTTCTATTAAATCCTTTGGTCATGGTGCTAAGATGATTAATGTTGCTATCAAATCAACCTTTTAATTTCTGTTTATTTCTCTTATCAGTGATGAACTGAAGAGCTAAATGTCTCATTTTTTGTAGTTGCAGTAGGGTTTAATGTAAGTAGAAATGCAATGCCTATTTTTGTCTTCTAGCATATGGTCTTCATTGACAATCTATTCAGAGGAATGGCAATGACTCTGTCAAACCAAATGTATTTAAAGGAACTTGGTTTGGGCCTGTGTAAATCCTGTAATATAGAGGTGTACATATGCACTATGTAAAATGGAGAGAGGGTGGGCAGTAGCTGCCTGGTTGAATGCAGAGCCTTTCGTTCTCTGATAAACCCACTGTAACAAACCAATCATTTAATCTCCCATCAATTATCTTGTATTAAACTGAAGCCTAAAATAGTTAATCCATTCCCCCCTCCCCAATTTAAGGGTTTCACAACTAGTCAAACCAATAAACATGTGGTTGGAGGTTTTAAATGAAAGGTAAATTATTGTTTAAGCATTAAAGTAGGGTGTACTGTACGTCTCAATGTTTTGTCGCTCTTTGACCTGTGCTGTACAGTGGTCCGTCTTTGTGTTGCACCCAGGTGAATGTTGGAGTTGTCAATGTAAAGGGAGAGACTGGTCAGGTGAGACATGCCTAGGTTTTGTTTTAAAGTTATTTGATGCAGATGAAGGAACCCCTGATTTGAAACAGGATTGGCTCCAGATCGTTGCAACTTTAACCCATGTTGTATGCGGTTTAGAGAACATTAACCAACTTGTTATACACGGTCATAATCAATACTAATTTGTAATTTGCTCAACCTTAACTTTGCTAACACGTTGCTGATGAATTCTCTCTGATCTGTCTACTGAAGTTCATCGCCAAAGATGCCTCATGAAAATGCTCCATTTACATACTACACAAACATAAGTGTTACAAAGGTTTGCCATTCTGTTTAATTTCTTCATGTCAATGAACCCCATGTTTGAGTACGAAGATGACCAGTGTAATGCCAGCAGCATTTATGTCTGTCAATTGTGTGGCTTTTAATAAAGAGATTCTTAAATTCACAAGTATTTAATGTAGTCTCTAACTGGAACCGTTCCTTTGTACATTAATTCATAAGGATAACAGCCACCCGAGAAGCAGGCTGCTTTTTTACTGTGATGTAATATACAATATGTGGATCCCTGGTTTAAATCTGAGTTTCTGAAATGCTACTGTAATGTGACAAAGCAAATGCTTAGCTCATTTGAAGTTGTCCTCAGTGAATCCAAAACCTGAACTGCTTTGTTTTATTGGTCTAGCTATTTCTTTTCTATTTTGAAACACTGTCAATGACTGACTTAAGAATGCAAATTTTTCAGACACTGCAAACAATTAAATGTAGAAACCCATTGACGGGCATTAGTTAATGTAATCTCAAGTGGTTAATTCCACTTGACTGATTTTTAAAGTTTGTTTTGTATTAGATTTGAATGCTTGCAGTTTTCATAGTGTACAAGATTACAAATCTTTTAGGATATTTCCTGTGGTAAATTAATAATAAAGatgaataaaatgttatttttgcaAATTTACTAATTGGATTTAATTCAGCACTTTTTTTTATAGTTACTGTGACAGTAATGCAGTTAAAATGCTACACAATTCAGCACTGAATATAGTATCCCTTGGCCATAATAGAGGTGGTTTCACAGACAGCGATTGAGCCTGGTCCTGGACTAAAGTACTTTCAATGGCTATTTTCAGTCCATGACTAGGCTTAACCTGTGTCTTAGTTTTTTTCATTACAGCATCAGTGTTTTGCCAGTGAATATGTTAATGTAGGCTCTAGTGTTATGTTTTTGGATCAGGGCTGTGGAATTGGAAACAAGTCTGAGCCTTTTTGGTAAAACACTGATGTAAGTCACTTGTGGAAATGTGCAATTATGGTGCTTTTCAACTGAGACTTACCCCCACACTAGAGCTCTTCATGGGTCCTAAAAGTTGGACGCAGACCCAAGGCcaattacccctttttctccccaattttgtgaaatccaattggtagtttagtcttgtcccatcgctacaactcccctacggactcgggagaggtaaaggtcgagagccatgcatcctctgaaacacgaccttGCCAAActtcactgcttcttgacacactgcacgcttaactcggaagccagctgcaccaatgtgtcagaggaaacaccgtccatctggcgaccgaagtcagcttgcaggcacctggcccgccacaaggagttgctagagtgcgatgggacaagaaaaTCCCGGCCGACCAAACCCTCTAACCCGGaccacactgggccaattgtgcccatGTGATACAGCCgggcgatgcagtgccttagaccgctgcaccactcgggaggcccaaacACATTTTTTAAAGGGTGACCCGCACCTGAATGAATGGACACGAGAACAATCGGACCTAGAGCAAAATTTTGGGTTCAGTCGAACCCATGAAGatctctacccccccccacacTAGTGGGTCGCCAGTGTTTTATGTTAAATGTAAGGTCTAGTGTAATTGTGTTTCCTTCAGGAGTGTGACACTAAAGATGGGGTGAGCAGAATCAACAACCCCTGCGTCATTCAAGACGGTTGATTTGTGAGAAGGTGCTGAAGTTCACAGTTGGCCTGTGTTATGTAAATGCCAGCTGAAAAGTATACAGGGCTTGGCACCAAATCAGGCCGGGTCCGCCAGAGCCGCGGCTCATTGAGGCCCGGTGCCGGTCTGCGTAGATGGAAACAGACAAGTTTGAGTCTTTTGGGTATACAACCAGGGTAAATCCTCACTGGAAATTCACTATTCATGTGTTTGTAttctgttaaaaaaaataaaaaattcccaGGTACATCAGACAGAGGAAACTGCAAGACAGCATGACTGAGTGCAAGGACAAATACTGTGTTTCTCAACAGTATTAAGTGGCTTCCTTTCTGTGTATCCTTTTCTACACTATGTTGAAGAACTGGGCAGGTGAGAACAAATGTATGAGTTCTCAGATCAGTAGACCAGATAAGGAAAGGAGACCAGAGGAGGAAGCAAAGAACTTTGACGAACGAAATACTAAAATAAAATTGCTGGGAAAAAAAGCGTTCTGTGCCTTTAAGATTGCGACCTGCCGTAAATGGTTACGATAATGTAGGAAATCAATAACacgtgtaaaaaaaatattttatgaaGCTAGCGACACGAAGAAGGGGATTTTGGTGTCAATTTATCCATGATACCAGTATTTATTCAAACTAATAATATAGTGAGCCTTGCAGTTGTTACATTGTCCGAATTTAAATACTTTGAGTAGCTTAAAGGATTGAAAGGAAAGGTAGGTCACGTTAACAGTTTCAGGACAGTGatgctgtgttagctagctagagagAACATGTTTCTTGATGAAATTGTTATACATTACTAGCTACATTGTTTCATTACACTGTAACAATGGAATTGAATATGataaggtagctagctagctggtaaaTGTACCTGTGCTATAGCACTTTAACGAATGGCAGACTTACTGTCATACCACCCTGTCTGTAAGGTATTTTTCTGTGATTTCATATCTACTGTACATTGTTTCTTGTTTTTCCTCGGACCAGAATCATGTTCGTGGCAGTGGAGATGGTTGACACTGTCAGAATCCCCCCATGGAATTTCCAGCGGCAGTTCAATGAAGCCATAGCCGAAGAACTCAACAAGAAATTGGCCAATAAGGTGAGAGGATGCAGTACCAAAGATACTGTAACCTCCTCCCCTATTCATCAGTGGACAGGGGTTCTGTATATTGTCAGCTGAGTTAATCTTTTATTGTTTGCTTTGTTTAGCCTAAGACAATTGTGACATTGTAGTCTTGTTAACTTATCTGCTTTATTTATGTTTGGCTGATCTTTACCTGCATCTCTACAGGTGGTTTACCAGGTTGGCCTCTGTATCTGTTTGTATGACATCACAAAACTGGAGGATTCCTACATATTCCCAGGTGATGGAGCTTCCCACACCAAAGGTAAGGAAATTACAatttgcgacagattttcatgcgactATTTATAAATCAGCATAAAAATAtgatgcacattttcccaccacaGGTGGGTTTCCATAAAacggacttgttgcagataaaacaCCCTTTTGTCCTTACATTTCATTGTACCGAATAGAAAAATGGAAGTTCaatgtttccattgcattttaaaCTCGAccgatggttttgtcacaaactgttaCAATAAATAGCAAACGTGCTCAATCTGGTTTTTGCACATACTCTCTAGACAACAGTTCACTTATAAAGTTGACAGAGTAGGTTATATGATGAGATGTGGATAAGCGTGATAATTTTTATTTGATAAAGCCAAACACCGATCATGTCACTAGCAATCCTTGATATTTATTGGACATTTGCAAGCTTACAGTGTACTTAAAagcccaatgcagccattttgtaTCTTAATATTAAATCatttcaccaggcaggccaaaactccatctcaCCAAAACAGACTGAAATTTCAGGCGCTCTTTTCAAACCTCGCTTACaataaaagggcattatcattatTTTCAATTTCATAGTGTTATTTCAActgtaaatacagttgaagttggaagtttacatacaccttagccaagtacatttaaactccgtttttcacaattcctgacatttaatctgagtaaaaagtccatgtcttaggtcagttaggatcaccagtttattttaagaatgtgaaatgtcagaataatagtagagggaattatttatttcagcttttatttctttcatcacattcccagtgggtcagaagtttacatacactcaattagtatttggtagcattgcctttaaattgtttaacttgggtcaaatgtttcgggtagccttccacaaaccctccccctttttcctccaaacataacgatggtcattatggcca contains the following coding sequences:
- the LOC109897317 gene encoding aconitate hydratase, mitochondrial-like, with the translated sequence MASYCMTVTRLRLVLGEGARRLHVSAAFNAKPKVAMSRFEPGTSISYEKLHENIDIVRKRLNRPLTLSEKIVYGHLDDPVGQDIARGRTYLRLRPDRVAMQDATAQMAMLQFISSGLPKVAVPSTIHCDHLIEAQIGGVEDLKRAKEVNQEVYNFLATAGAKYGVGFWKPGSGIIHQIILENYAYPGVLLIGTDSHTPNGGGLGSICIGVGGADAVDVMAGIPWELKCPNVIGVKLTGSLSGWTSPKDVILKVAGILTVKGGTGAIVEYHGPGVDSISCTGMATICNMGAEIGATTSVFPYNHRMKTYLNKTGRADIAALADEHKDDLVPDKGCKYDQVIEINLSELKPHINGPFTPDLAHPVSEIGAVAEKNGWPLEVKVGLIGSCTNSSYEDMGRAASLAKQALDKGLKCKAAFTVTPGSEQIRATIERDGFSKILRDVGGVVLANACGPCIGQWDRKDVKMGEKNTIVTSYNRNFTSRNDANPATHAFVTSPEIVTALAIAGTLKFDPETDYLTAANGEKFKLEPPNGDELPARDFDPGQDTYQHPPAESGSVMVDVSPTSTRLQLLEPFDKWNGKDLEDLQVLIKVKGKCTTDHISAAGPWLKFRGHLDNISNNMLIGAINIENDAVNKIKNRLTGEYGGVPDVARHYKANGLSWVVVGDDNYGEGSSREHAALEPRHLGGRVILVKSFARIHETNLKKQGMLPLTFTDPTDYDKIRPDDKISITGLATFAPGKPLKGVVKHGDGSQDIITLNHTFNENQVEWFHAGSALNRMKELQ